The following is a genomic window from Paenibacillus thiaminolyticus.
ATCAATTAAAATAATGATCTATGTAATTATTGACTTAAGTTTAAGTTGATATAATGAAACGGGGAAGAAGGGGGATAGCTATTAAAAGGTTTTCAACGTTTGCTTTCAATTGAATCAAGTTATTTCAACAAACAAGTTATTTCAACAAAGAGGTGGAATTGAATGATTACGAAACTGAGAAATATCTCGGCGGGAAAAAAGCTGTCACTATTGGTAACCACATTAATTCTATTCGTTGCCATTTCCAACATTATCAGTATCAGTGTCTTGAATTCGTTAACGAAAAACACGGAACAAATCATTAATGAGCGCTTAGTGCCTTCCATTATATTGGGCAGCTATTCTTCTTTAAATCAGTTTATACATACCCAAATTTTACAAGACATACTCGAGACTGATTATCAAAAAAGGATAGACATAGAAAAAAATGTGATGGATGCAATTGAAAAAAATAGAAAAAATCTTGCTGCTTATCAAGAAACGAACTTATCTCCTGACGAGGAAGTCCTCATTAACTCCATGCTCAGTATATATCCTAAATACTTGGATGCCGTTACACACGCCCTAGGACTGTCAAGAGAGAATAAGAGCAAAGAAGCTTATGATTATATCCAGACTACAGGACTCGCTATATTGAATGAAATGGATGATCATGTTGAATCTGTAAATAACTTGAATATTAAATTAGCCGAGCAATTACGTGATGTGAGCTCGCAACAAGCAGTCACCACGAGAAGTTTGCTTCTAGGCGTAACCATCCTGCTTATGCTAATTGGAGCCGGCATGGGGATCGCATTTACCAGGATCATTGTCAAGCCGCTCAAAAAAGTCAGCGAAGTCATGAAAAAGGCCGAAGAAGGGGATTTTACCCAGAAGATTGATTATCCTTTTTCAGATGAAATCGGCCAAACTTCACATGCCATTGATCAGATGCTCAATAAGGTGAACGGGTTTACCAAACAAATTGCACAAACATCACAACAGATAGCGTCATTTACCGAGCAGCTTAACGAAAGCGTATCGCAGACGAGTGCAGCAAGTGAACATATTGCACAAAATGTACAGGAAATAGCGGAAGGTGCGGACCACCAGGTGCAGCTGGTGGATCAGGCTGTAGGGAGTTTGAATCAGATGGTAGAAGATACGGATGTGTTAATCACGACTCAAGTTGCCTCCGTTAACGAAGCCGTAACGAACGCATCCGATAAATCAACGGAGGGAAATAAAGCTATTGAGTTTGCCGTAAACCAGATGCAATCGATTCATCGAGTGATATCTCACCTCGAACTTACCATTCAAGGTTTGCATCGGCGCTCTAACGAGATTGCTCAAATCATGGACTTGATTAAAGACATTGGAGAACAAACAAATCTCCTGGCATTAAACGCTGCCATTGAGGCTGCGCGAGCAGGGGAAAGAGGACGCACCTATATGGTTGTAGCTAAGGAAGTACGCAAGCTTGCTGAACAGTCTTCTCATTCAGCGGATCAAATCGGCAACTTAATTAACGCGATACAGGATGAAGCGTCCGAGGCGGTGCAATCCATGCAAAGGACAAAAAATGAGGTGATATCCGGGGTGAACGCCGTTGGCGATGCAGGACAGCTTTTCGAGGGAATCAAGGAATCGGTAGATGAAGTAGCCATCCATATTGGAAAGGTGATCTCTTCCGTAAATCAAATGACAATTGACGCCGAAGCAATACAAAATACGGTTCAATCTGTTAATCATTCAGCTATACTTTCTTCTTCCCGTTCGCAAAATATTTCTGCGGCGACACAGGAGCAACTCGCTTCGATGGAAGTAATCTCTGCATCCACCGGCGAACTGACTCAAATGGCTGCTGATCTTCGCTCTCAACTTTCCCGCTTTAAAGTATAAGAGGAAATCCGAGCTTTTTTACCTCGATAAAACGGGCCGTTTCAGGTTTCATTCCTGAACGTCCCGTTTTTCTTTTTTTGGCAGAGCGGGCCCGACAAGATCGAGAGCGTTCACATTAAGGCAACTATTTTTTCATTCATAGGTGAAAATATATGTGCTTTTTTTTACAAAGTTACAGATATACTTTGCTTGTAATCGTGATTCGCATAAGGTGAGGGTTATTTCCGTGAATAATTTTGACCGTAAAAAGGAGAGGGTACTCATGAAAAAATTAAATGATGAAAAAGCAGCTAATGTTCTTCCAGACGGTAAATACAAAATACAAATCGATGGCAGCAGTGAAAGTAAAGTTTTACAACATGAAGGAACGACAGCGGTAATTGCAGAATGGGCTGGTGAGCAATCTCAAATCTGGGACATTAGGTATCAGTCCCCTAATTGGCAAGGGATTGGCGGATATGTTATCCAACCGGCAAATACGGATAGATATCTTGCATGGGATAGAAATAAGGGGAGTTCTGTCATTGTATCTACAATTCCTGCAGCAGATATACAGTATACACGTTTTTGGAGAGTTGAGAAAACTCAAAACAACACTTATATATTTAGGAATAACCATGCTCCGAACCCGAATCTAACGATAAGCGCAAAAACACTTCAGGTACTAAGCGGACATAATTACGAGTTTACTTTGAGTACAGACTTGAATAAACCTATTCCTAAAGGAAGCGCGTTAGTAATTACTTCAGATCCGCAATATCCTTGGACCAAAAATACAGATAATAACGTACCAGAAAGTGATAGTGAGAAAGAAAGAGAGTCTGAAAGGTTAATACGAGAGCAATATCAAAGTATTAATAGTTATAATAATACGAAACAACAATCTTCGGTTATTATCAATGGAGATATAACCGCATTCGGGCATTCTTGGCAGCGGACCAAAATGCTTAATACACTTCTTCCTATCCTCAATAGAAAATACTACTTTGGGCTAGGCAACCACGATATTGAAAATAATCAAGGTGACTGTGCTGATGATGCATGTTTTGGCGGATCGATGTTAATGCTAAAGAGTCATATTGAGAAGCTTGGTTTGCCGACATCCCAATATGATATCAAAAAAGCCTCTACTAGTTGGAGTGAACCTTGGAAGGGCAGTTTTGCTTATGCAATTGATTTCGGTATTATCTATTCACTACAATTAAATAATTTTCCAACCATGAACGCATATGGAGGAAGCTATTCGAATTATTATCAGATCCATGAAAACTTAGATTGGATAGAAGCAAATCTGAAATATGCTTCGAAACTAGGTAAAACAATTATTGTCAATGTCCATAAACCGAACGACTGGAAGGGGGGACCGAACCAGAGATTTATTGACCTATTAGAAGAGTATGATGTGAAAGCTGTATTTGCTGGACATTATCACAAAAACTTAGGAACCTATTC
Proteins encoded in this region:
- a CDS encoding methyl-accepting chemotaxis protein, whose translation is MITKLRNISAGKKLSLLVTTLILFVAISNIISISVLNSLTKNTEQIINERLVPSIILGSYSSLNQFIHTQILQDILETDYQKRIDIEKNVMDAIEKNRKNLAAYQETNLSPDEEVLINSMLSIYPKYLDAVTHALGLSRENKSKEAYDYIQTTGLAILNEMDDHVESVNNLNIKLAEQLRDVSSQQAVTTRSLLLGVTILLMLIGAGMGIAFTRIIVKPLKKVSEVMKKAEEGDFTQKIDYPFSDEIGQTSHAIDQMLNKVNGFTKQIAQTSQQIASFTEQLNESVSQTSAASEHIAQNVQEIAEGADHQVQLVDQAVGSLNQMVEDTDVLITTQVASVNEAVTNASDKSTEGNKAIEFAVNQMQSIHRVISHLELTIQGLHRRSNEIAQIMDLIKDIGEQTNLLALNAAIEAARAGERGRTYMVVAKEVRKLAEQSSHSADQIGNLINAIQDEASEAVQSMQRTKNEVISGVNAVGDAGQLFEGIKESVDEVAIHIGKVISSVNQMTIDAEAIQNTVQSVNHSAILSSSRSQNISAATQEQLASMEVISASTGELTQMAADLRSQLSRFKV
- a CDS encoding RICIN domain-containing protein; amino-acid sequence: MKKLNDEKAANVLPDGKYKIQIDGSSESKVLQHEGTTAVIAEWAGEQSQIWDIRYQSPNWQGIGGYVIQPANTDRYLAWDRNKGSSVIVSTIPAADIQYTRFWRVEKTQNNTYIFRNNHAPNPNLTISAKTLQVLSGHNYEFTLSTDLNKPIPKGSALVITSDPQYPWTKNTDNNVPESDSEKERESERLIREQYQSINSYNNTKQQSSVIINGDITAFGHSWQRTKMLNTLLPILNRKYYFGLGNHDIENNQGDCADDACFGGSMLMLKSHIEKLGLPTSQYDIKKASTSWSEPWKGSFAYAIDFGIIYSLQLNNFPTMNAYGGSYSNYYQIHENLDWIEANLKYASKLGKTIIVNVHKPNDWKGGPNQRFIDLLEEYDVKAVFAGHYHKNLGTYSASKFFGKVPVFLSGSASQSTYLIVEYDLDTMNVYKVTNNNWEEKKLVKSIKLNNGNSITSKIVKIVSALNDSSVVDMSLQKNGDVHLWKYGGALNQKWKLIYDETKKAYQFKNMYDESLVLAWNDYMGSRNVFATPNQGKDEHYWLLEDTGDGYYILKNKKYPYFVLDVDKADTDNGTNIKVNEQHDFSSPYIKAQKFKLIQV